One window from the genome of Mucilaginibacter ginsenosidivorans encodes:
- a CDS encoding GMC oxidoreductase: MSTNTYDAIVIGSGISGGWAAKELTEKGLKTIMLERGRDIKHVKDYVNANKAPWEFEHRGGRTVQMEKDYPVLKRDYPLNETNLDYWVNEKESPYVEIKRFDWFRGYHVGGRSLMWGRQSYRWHDTDFEANLKDGVGVDWPIRYKDLEPWYTHVEGFAGISGNRDGVPILPDGNFMPPMEMNCVEKDIAARINDHYKKEGRHMIIGRTANITKPLPGRTNCQYRNKCWLGCPFGAYFSTQSSTLPAAMATGNLTVRPWSIVTKILYDKDTKKAKGVEILDAENNQTYEYYAKIVFVNASTLNSAWVLMNSATDIWPGGLGSSSGELGHNLMDHHLGVGAGGRVEGYDDKYYFGRRANGIYIPRYRNLNGEKRDYIRGFGYQGGGGRDEWGRSIPELTIGGAFKDALSEPGSWSFGMGGFGETLPYHENRAYLDKDKKDKWGLPVLAIDAEVKDNEKKMRIDMANDAKEMLEATGVKDVHTFVSEPVLGRGIHEMGTARMGRDPKTSVLNEWNQVWDAKNVFVTDGACMASTACQNPSLTYMALTARAANHAVEELKKGNV; this comes from the coding sequence ATGTCAACCAACACATACGACGCTATTGTGATCGGCTCTGGAATATCCGGGGGATGGGCAGCAAAGGAGCTTACTGAAAAGGGCCTGAAAACGATCATGCTCGAAAGAGGCAGGGATATCAAACACGTAAAGGATTATGTAAATGCCAATAAAGCACCCTGGGAGTTTGAACACAGGGGAGGCCGTACGGTGCAGATGGAAAAGGATTATCCTGTATTAAAGAGGGATTACCCGCTTAATGAAACCAACCTGGATTACTGGGTGAACGAAAAAGAAAGCCCGTATGTGGAGATCAAAAGATTCGACTGGTTCCGTGGCTATCACGTAGGCGGCCGTTCGTTAATGTGGGGCCGTCAAAGTTATCGCTGGCACGATACCGATTTTGAAGCTAACCTGAAAGATGGCGTAGGTGTCGATTGGCCCATCCGCTACAAGGACCTGGAACCATGGTATACCCATGTTGAAGGATTTGCTGGTATATCAGGCAACCGCGACGGCGTGCCGATCCTTCCCGACGGCAACTTTATGCCGCCAATGGAGATGAACTGTGTAGAGAAAGATATAGCCGCAAGGATAAACGACCATTACAAAAAAGAGGGCAGGCACATGATCATTGGCCGTACCGCTAATATCACCAAGCCGCTGCCGGGCCGTACCAACTGCCAGTATCGTAACAAATGCTGGTTGGGTTGTCCGTTCGGCGCTTACTTCAGTACGCAGTCGTCAACATTACCGGCTGCCATGGCTACTGGCAACTTAACCGTCCGTCCGTGGTCCATCGTTACCAAAATATTATACGATAAAGACACCAAAAAAGCCAAAGGCGTTGAAATACTTGATGCCGAAAACAACCAGACCTACGAGTATTACGCAAAGATCGTTTTCGTTAATGCATCAACGCTAAACTCGGCCTGGGTGCTGATGAATTCGGCAACCGATATCTGGCCCGGCGGTTTGGGCAGCAGCAGCGGCGAATTGGGGCACAACCTAATGGATCACCACCTGGGCGTTGGCGCAGGCGGCAGGGTTGAGGGTTATGATGATAAATACTACTTCGGACGCCGTGCAAACGGTATCTATATACCACGTTACCGCAACCTGAACGGCGAAAAACGCGATTATATCCGTGGCTTTGGCTACCAGGGCGGCGGCGGCCGTGATGAGTGGGGAAGGAGTATTCCTGAACTAACCATTGGCGGTGCATTTAAAGATGCGTTGTCTGAACCGGGCTCATGGTCGTTTGGCATGGGAGGCTTTGGCGAAACTTTGCCATACCACGAGAACCGCGCATATCTTGATAAAGACAAAAAGGATAAATGGGGATTGCCGGTGCTGGCTATCGACGCTGAGGTTAAGGATAACGAGAAGAAAATGCGTATCGATATGGCTAACGACGCTAAAGAAATGCTCGAGGCGACTGGCGTGAAAGATGTTCATACTTTCGTTAGCGAACCTGTATTAGGCCGTGGTATTCACGAAATGGGCACCGCTCGCATGGGTCGTGATCCAAAAACTTCGGTACTGAACGAATGGAACCAGGTATGGGATGCCAAAAACGTATTCGTTACCGATGGTGCCTGCATGGCGTCAACCGCTTGCCAAAACCCGTCGTTAACCTATATGGCTTTGACCGCGCGCGCGGCCAACCATGCGGTTGAGGAGTTGAAGAAGGGGAATGTTTAG
- a CDS encoding GMC oxidoreductase, giving the protein MANLNIDSAKERTFDAIVIGSGISGGWAAKELTDKGLKVLMLERGRDVKHIKDYPTTNMYPWEFKHRGVLPMAVQEANPIVNRCYAFGESAAHFFVKDNEHPYVQTKPFDWIRGYQVGGKSLLWARQTQRWSEFDFEGPARDGFAVDWPIRYQDIAPWYSHVEKFAGISGNKDGIAELPDGEFLPAFPLNAVEEYFRKHVKVNYQNRHVISARCAHLSKPNQIHLDQGRAQCQERTICERGCPFGGYFSSNASTIPWALKSGNLTIRPFSVVESIIYDEKKGKASGVRIVDTNTKKTEEFYSRIIFVNAAALNTNLILLNSKSHRFPNGLGNDSGVLGKFVAFHNYSAHIGAEVEGFEEWATDGRNPAGGGYIPRFRNVYKQETDFLRGYACGFSAYRGFKHSYDGFGEDFKAGLASKEYGPWRVGSHMMGETIPKETNFVKLDDSKKDAWGVPLLDISVDYDDNDEKMKKDYIEQLTEMFTSAGFKNIQPSTNHQAPGLDIHEMGGVRMGKDPKTSMLNKWNQLHACTNVFVTDGASMTSTSCQNPSLTYMALTARAVDHAVSESKKGNV; this is encoded by the coding sequence ATGGCAAATCTGAATATCGACAGCGCAAAAGAGCGCACCTTTGATGCTATTGTAATTGGATCGGGGATTAGTGGGGGCTGGGCCGCCAAAGAGCTGACCGACAAGGGCCTGAAAGTTTTAATGCTGGAGCGCGGCCGCGATGTAAAGCATATTAAGGATTATCCGACCACTAATATGTACCCGTGGGAATTTAAACATCGTGGGGTATTGCCGATGGCTGTGCAGGAAGCCAATCCTATAGTGAACCGTTGCTATGCCTTTGGCGAAAGTGCGGCTCATTTTTTTGTTAAAGATAATGAACATCCGTATGTACAAACCAAACCATTTGATTGGATACGGGGCTATCAGGTAGGCGGCAAATCGTTGCTTTGGGCCAGGCAAACCCAGCGCTGGAGCGAGTTTGACTTTGAGGGGCCGGCAAGAGACGGTTTTGCTGTCGATTGGCCCATTCGTTATCAGGATATTGCACCCTGGTACAGCCATGTGGAAAAATTTGCCGGTATATCCGGTAATAAGGACGGCATCGCCGAGTTGCCTGATGGGGAGTTCTTGCCGGCTTTTCCGTTAAACGCTGTTGAAGAATATTTTAGAAAGCACGTTAAAGTGAATTATCAGAACAGGCATGTGATAAGTGCACGTTGTGCGCATCTATCCAAACCTAACCAGATACATCTCGACCAGGGCCGTGCGCAATGCCAGGAACGTACCATTTGCGAACGCGGATGCCCGTTTGGCGGATACTTTAGCAGTAATGCTTCAACTATTCCATGGGCCCTTAAGTCTGGAAATTTAACGATCAGGCCCTTTTCGGTTGTCGAGTCTATTATATATGACGAGAAGAAGGGAAAAGCAAGCGGCGTCCGTATCGTTGATACCAATACCAAAAAAACCGAAGAATTTTATTCACGCATCATTTTTGTAAATGCGGCGGCCCTCAATACCAATCTGATATTGCTCAATTCAAAATCGCACCGTTTTCCTAATGGTTTGGGTAATGATAGTGGCGTGCTGGGCAAGTTTGTGGCTTTCCACAATTATTCGGCACATATCGGGGCGGAAGTTGAAGGATTTGAAGAATGGGCCACCGATGGCCGCAACCCGGCCGGCGGCGGATATATTCCGCGTTTCAGGAATGTTTACAAACAGGAGACTGACTTCCTGCGGGGTTATGCCTGTGGCTTTAGTGCCTACCGCGGGTTTAAGCATAGTTACGATGGCTTCGGCGAAGATTTTAAAGCGGGCCTGGCTTCAAAGGAATATGGTCCATGGCGTGTAGGTTCGCACATGATGGGCGAAACCATCCCAAAGGAAACCAATTTTGTAAAGCTTGATGATAGCAAGAAAGATGCCTGGGGTGTGCCATTGCTCGATATTTCGGTTGATTATGACGACAATGACGAGAAGATGAAAAAGGATTACATCGAACAGCTTACCGAAATGTTTACCAGTGCCGGTTTCAAAAATATTCAGCCGTCCACCAACCACCAGGCGCCGGGTTTGGATATTCATGAAATGGGTGGGGTACGGATGGGCAAGGACCCGAAAACGTCCATGCTGAATAAATGGAATCAATTACACGCATGTACCAATGTTTTTGTAACGGATGGCGCCAGCATGACGTCTACTTCTTGTCAGAATCCCTCACTTACATATATGGCTCTCACCGCCCGCGCTGTCGACCATGCAGTGAGCGAATCGAAAAAGGGGAATGTATGA
- a CDS encoding TolB family protein — MKNKIRLVAISALLCAGIFGAHAQTGQVGIFDGQSDVGLVKHKGSANYDSNMQQYQMEGSGTNVWATHDEFHYLWKKMKGDFILRTNISFIGKGVEEHRKIGWMVRSSLDTNSKHLSAVVHGSGLTSLQYRPATGGATEEKKFELTGADIIQLERKDGKYTMSVAHKGETFVSVKLDTTDFLGDDVYVGLFICSHNPNVVEKATFNNVRIVVPAPKDLVPYRNYIGSSIEILDLADENAKVIYQIPNSLQAPNWTQDGKSLIYNRDGILYNFDLATRTPKAINTGVANHNNNDHVISFDGKMLAVSSGNGEKGASVGFTVPIGGGEAKQITPTGPSYMHGWSPDGKYIVFCGDRNGEYDVYRIPSGGGPEVRLTDAKGLDDGPEYSPDGKYIYFNSVRSGLMQVWRMKADGSEQTQLTNDDFNNWFPHISPDGKWIVYITFLKNEVSPGDHPFYKHVYLRVMPASGGPSKVVAYLYGGQGTINTPSWAPDSKHLAFVSNSSLLFPAFPIGQ, encoded by the coding sequence ATGAAAAATAAAATACGCCTTGTTGCTATTTCTGCACTTTTGTGCGCGGGTATTTTTGGTGCCCATGCCCAAACCGGTCAGGTCGGCATTTTTGACGGTCAGTCTGATGTTGGCCTTGTGAAGCACAAGGGCAGTGCCAACTACGACAGCAACATGCAGCAATATCAAATGGAAGGATCGGGCACCAATGTTTGGGCCACCCACGATGAGTTCCATTACCTCTGGAAAAAAATGAAGGGCGATTTCATTTTGCGAACCAATATTAGTTTCATCGGTAAAGGTGTCGAGGAACACCGTAAAATTGGCTGGATGGTGCGTTCCTCGCTCGATACCAATTCAAAGCATCTCAGCGCAGTGGTTCATGGTAGCGGGTTAACTTCGCTCCAATACCGGCCGGCCACAGGCGGGGCCACCGAGGAAAAGAAGTTTGAGCTTACCGGCGCTGACATTATACAGCTTGAGCGGAAAGATGGCAAATACACCATGTCGGTAGCGCACAAAGGTGAGACTTTCGTAAGCGTAAAACTCGACACAACTGATTTTTTAGGCGACGATGTATACGTTGGCCTCTTTATTTGTTCTCATAATCCTAATGTGGTCGAAAAAGCTACTTTTAATAATGTACGTATTGTAGTACCGGCGCCCAAAGACCTGGTGCCCTATCGCAATTATATAGGCAGCAGTATCGAAATACTGGACCTGGCCGATGAAAATGCTAAAGTTATTTACCAGATTCCCAACTCGCTCCAGGCCCCAAACTGGACGCAGGATGGTAAATCACTGATTTATAATCGCGACGGCATCCTGTATAACTTCGACCTGGCTACCCGTACCCCAAAGGCTATCAATACAGGTGTCGCCAATCACAACAATAATGATCATGTGATCTCCTTTGATGGGAAAATGCTTGCAGTAAGCAGTGGCAATGGCGAAAAGGGTGCTTCGGTTGGGTTTACGGTACCTATTGGCGGCGGCGAAGCAAAACAGATAACGCCAACAGGGCCCTCTTACATGCACGGCTGGTCGCCGGATGGTAAATATATCGTGTTCTGTGGTGATAGGAATGGGGAGTACGATGTTTACCGCATCCCCTCCGGCGGTGGTCCAGAAGTAAGGCTGACCGATGCCAAAGGCCTGGATGACGGACCCGAATACAGTCCCGACGGTAAATACATCTACTTTAATTCTGTACGTTCTGGCCTGATGCAGGTATGGCGTATGAAAGCGGATGGAAGTGAGCAAACACAGTTAACCAACGATGATTTTAATAACTGGTTCCCGCATATTTCGCCTGATGGGAAATGGATAGTATACATTACATTTTTGAAAAACGAGGTTTCGCCGGGAGACCACCCGTTCTATAAACATGTCTACCTAAGAGTGATGCCTGCTAGTGGCGGGCCATCAAAAGTGGTTGCTTATTTATACGGCGGACAAGGAACTATCAACACCCCGTCGTGGGCGCCGGATAGTAAGCACCTTGCATTTGTAAGTAATTCAAGCTTGCTGTTCCCGGCTTTCCCGATAGGGCAGTAA
- a CDS encoding gluconate 2-dehydrogenase subunit 3 family protein: protein MDRRTAIRNLALVLSSAAILPACTKDNPTAHFKHFDVTGDQEALIADLAETIIPKTTTPGAKDLNLDKFVWLMLDDCTKKEDQQAFFKGMDKFNDLTKKMYSKSFADCSKTEKAAILATFEKKPGAKPTGRNPSGKKDDKPEKKDELQAFYGTVKGLTVFGYTQSQYFMTKEIVYELVPGRYNAHFPVKNNMKA, encoded by the coding sequence ATGGACAGGCGTACAGCGATCCGAAATTTAGCCCTGGTACTTAGCAGCGCGGCCATATTACCGGCTTGTACCAAAGATAATCCGACGGCCCATTTCAAGCATTTTGATGTCACCGGCGACCAGGAAGCATTGATTGCCGATCTGGCTGAAACAATCATTCCAAAAACCACAACACCCGGGGCAAAGGATCTTAATCTCGACAAATTCGTCTGGCTGATGCTGGATGATTGTACAAAAAAAGAAGATCAGCAGGCATTTTTCAAAGGCATGGATAAGTTTAACGATCTTACCAAAAAAATGTATAGCAAAAGCTTTGCCGATTGCAGCAAAACCGAGAAGGCTGCTATCCTGGCGACATTTGAAAAGAAACCGGGCGCCAAACCAACCGGCCGCAACCCTTCAGGGAAAAAAGACGATAAGCCAGAAAAGAAAGATGAATTGCAGGCATTTTATGGTACAGTAAAAGGGCTTACGGTTTTTGGGTACACGCAATCGCAGTATTTTATGACTAAGGAGATAGTGTATGAGTTGGTGCCGGGCAGATATAACGCGCATTTCCCGGTTAAAAATAATATGAAGGCTTAA
- a CDS encoding sugar phosphate isomerase/epimerase family protein: MDNSRRDFIRNTALAVAGAALVSSNDLFAAPKKIERVGLQLYSVRDAMSKDPAGSLKKLADMGYVHVEHANYVNRKFYGYTAKEFRKLLSGMDLQMHSGHTVMTAHDWDDAKNDFTDKWKYTVEDAAEVGQRYVISPWLDESLRHDPDKLKKTMDQFNKCGELCKKYNMKFGYHNHNFEFSTKVGDETLYDYILANTDPELVAQQMDVGNMLGAGGIALDLLKKYPGRFELLHVKDEIKSTTGQGMDGYDSTILGEGVMPVRDIVKEARKHGGTSWFIIEQESYQGKDPFDCVKIDLQTMKKWGF; encoded by the coding sequence ATGGATAATTCACGCAGAGATTTCATCAGGAACACAGCCCTGGCGGTTGCAGGCGCGGCATTGGTATCGTCAAACGACCTTTTTGCAGCACCAAAAAAGATCGAAAGAGTGGGGCTTCAGCTCTATTCGGTACGCGATGCTATGAGTAAGGACCCTGCAGGTTCGCTCAAGAAGTTAGCCGATATGGGCTATGTTCATGTCGAGCATGCCAATTACGTCAACCGTAAGTTCTACGGGTATACCGCTAAAGAGTTTAGAAAATTGTTATCGGGAATGGACCTGCAAATGCACAGCGGCCATACTGTAATGACTGCGCATGATTGGGACGATGCAAAAAATGATTTCACTGATAAGTGGAAATATACTGTTGAAGATGCAGCAGAAGTTGGCCAGCGCTATGTGATCAGTCCGTGGCTCGATGAAAGTTTGCGTCATGATCCTGATAAGTTGAAAAAGACAATGGATCAATTCAACAAATGCGGAGAGCTTTGTAAAAAATATAATATGAAGTTCGGCTACCATAATCACAATTTCGAATTCAGCACTAAAGTGGGTGATGAAACGCTTTATGATTATATTTTAGCCAATACCGATCCTGAATTGGTCGCACAGCAGATGGACGTGGGCAATATGCTGGGCGCCGGCGGTATCGCATTGGACCTGCTGAAGAAATATCCAGGCCGTTTTGAGCTGTTGCACGTGAAGGACGAAATTAAAAGCACTACCGGGCAAGGCATGGATGGTTATGACAGCACTATACTTGGTGAGGGTGTTATGCCGGTTAGGGATATTGTTAAAGAGGCCCGTAAGCATGGCGGCACCAGTTGGTTCATCATCGAGCAGGAGTCGTACCAGGGCAAGGACCCGTTCGATTGTGTAAAAATTGATTTACAAACAATGAAAAAATGGGGTTTCTAA
- a CDS encoding acyl-CoA thioesterase, which produces MTTPTDASFYKPVSFSETVITELMIPSYSNFGGKIHGGILLSLMDKVAYVCAAKHAGNYCVTASIDTVDFLAPVEVGDLVSLMASVNYVGKTSLVVGIKVISENIKTNTVHHTNTSYFTMVAKDEDNQPVIVPGLVLENRTQVRRFLEARRRKQLKHNYKQEADKIVMPDDEELCREMLEGERCTIA; this is translated from the coding sequence ATGACGACCCCAACCGACGCCTCTTTCTACAAGCCGGTAAGTTTTTCTGAAACTGTTATAACCGAGCTGATGATACCGTCTTATTCCAATTTTGGCGGCAAAATACATGGTGGTATTTTATTATCGCTAATGGATAAAGTGGCTTACGTGTGCGCAGCCAAACACGCGGGTAACTATTGCGTTACCGCTTCAATAGATACTGTCGACTTCCTGGCGCCGGTCGAGGTCGGCGATCTGGTATCACTCATGGCTTCAGTAAATTACGTAGGTAAAACCTCGCTTGTTGTTGGCATTAAAGTTATTTCGGAGAACATTAAAACCAACACCGTGCACCATACCAATACCAGCTACTTTACCATGGTGGCAAAGGACGAGGACAACCAGCCCGTAATAGTGCCCGGCCTGGTGCTGGAGAACCGCACCCAGGTAAGGCGCTTTCTTGAAGCCAGGCGCCGTAAGCAGCTTAAACATAATTATAAACAGGAGGCCGATAAGATAGTGATGCCGGACGACGAGGAACTTTGCCGGGAAATGCTTGAAGGCGAACGCTGTACCATTGCCTGA
- a CDS encoding tetratricopeptide repeat-containing sensor histidine kinase → MRALFGVILLLLIKGNVVARPAAAVPPASKKTVDSLNSVSFNIYLESPDSARHIAERALILAESVKYNDGIGRSFLNIGDVYWSQSYYPIALFYFNKALMNIPREDNLLISSCYNIIGRTYSDLRNFRLALHNLNLSEQYAHGDPDRVAEVYSERSLVYRRQGKYDAALSDARKALLLNAKANDAPNTAVLYGRLSTIYTLMGRYKESIAYSDTALAMSFATHNKRLRATTYIEYAEVYNKLHDYEKAIFYAVKGGNLADSIGVVDAITNAYKALIGTYESKGDLKMAMFYQKRYNKMQDSLSTFNKIKNTELIQDYFALEKHLNDMADMERAAQQNKAMLKWQRAVIVILAVSLLVVVFILFITYYFYTQKKRLGERLNEQNEGLLKQKQLIEVQAANLEVVANIKDKLLATIAHDLRTPLANLRNITDMFGVDYLSKEEVHVLMKDINPMVKSAELTLSNLLDWAGSKIKERGVNSTGLDISVLGAEVEQVFSQALEKKNIRFINKAVPGNSGLADENHIKVVLRNLVSNAIKFTDNEGRITLNSEFRGDSLIISVEDTGKGMSEPELQKLFSIQTHFSQRGTSGESGTGIGLMLCKELVELNGGKLWISSAPGKGSKFYFSLPLNRAYA, encoded by the coding sequence ATGCGGGCATTATTTGGTGTTATACTTCTATTATTGATAAAGGGCAATGTTGTTGCCCGGCCCGCAGCCGCCGTTCCGCCCGCATCAAAAAAGACTGTTGACAGCCTCAATAGCGTTAGCTTTAATATTTACCTCGAATCTCCCGATTCGGCGCGCCATATCGCCGAAAGGGCACTTATCCTTGCCGAAAGTGTTAAATATAATGATGGTATCGGCCGCAGCTTTCTTAACATCGGGGATGTATACTGGTCGCAATCCTATTACCCCATTGCTTTGTTTTATTTTAACAAGGCGTTAATGAATATACCCAGGGAAGACAACCTGCTTATTTCAAGCTGCTATAACATCATCGGCCGTACTTATTCCGATCTCCGGAACTTCAGGCTCGCGCTCCATAATCTTAATCTATCTGAGCAGTATGCCCATGGCGACCCCGACCGGGTAGCCGAGGTTTATAGCGAACGCTCATTGGTCTACCGTCGCCAGGGTAAGTACGACGCTGCACTAAGCGATGCCAGGAAAGCCCTGCTATTGAACGCAAAGGCAAATGATGCACCGAATACCGCCGTGTTGTATGGCCGGCTAAGTACCATTTACACGCTTATGGGAAGGTATAAGGAATCGATAGCCTATTCTGATACTGCGCTGGCTATGAGCTTTGCCACACACAATAAGCGTTTGCGTGCAACTACTTATATCGAATATGCGGAAGTTTACAACAAACTGCACGATTACGAAAAGGCTATATTTTATGCAGTTAAAGGCGGAAACCTTGCGGACAGTATAGGTGTGGTCGATGCCATAACCAACGCTTATAAGGCTTTGATTGGCACTTATGAAAGCAAGGGCGACCTGAAAATGGCCATGTTTTACCAAAAAAGGTATAACAAAATGCAGGATAGCCTCAGTACGTTCAATAAAATTAAGAATACGGAGCTGATACAGGATTATTTTGCGCTTGAAAAACACCTGAATGACATGGCCGATATGGAGCGCGCGGCGCAGCAAAATAAAGCGATGCTGAAATGGCAGCGTGCTGTTATCGTCATCCTGGCGGTATCGCTCCTTGTGGTCGTATTCATTTTGTTTATCACCTATTATTTCTACACGCAGAAAAAAAGACTTGGTGAACGTTTGAACGAACAGAACGAAGGTCTTCTGAAACAAAAACAACTGATAGAGGTACAGGCAGCTAATCTTGAAGTAGTAGCCAACATAAAAGACAAATTGCTGGCTACGATAGCGCACGACTTGCGCACACCGCTGGCAAACCTGCGGAATATTACAGATATGTTCGGGGTTGATTATCTTTCTAAAGAAGAGGTTCACGTCCTGATGAAGGATATTAACCCAATGGTAAAAAGCGCTGAACTTACGCTGTCAAATCTTTTGGATTGGGCAGGTAGTAAGATAAAGGAACGCGGTGTCAATTCAACCGGCCTTGATATTTCAGTACTGGGAGCCGAAGTGGAGCAGGTGTTCAGCCAGGCTCTTGAAAAAAAGAATATTAGATTTATTAACAAGGCCGTCCCCGGAAATTCTGGGCTGGCCGACGAGAACCACATCAAGGTCGTTTTGCGCAACCTGGTAAGTAATGCCATTAAGTTTACGGATAATGAGGGCCGAATAACCCTTAATTCTGAATTTAGAGGCGATAGCCTGATCATAAGCGTAGAAGATACCGGCAAAGGCATGAGCGAGCCTGAACTACAGAAGCTATTTTCTATACAAACGCACTTCTCCCAACGGGGTACCTCGGGCGAAAGTGGTACAGGCATCGGGCTGATGCTTTGCAAGGAACTGGTGGAACTTAACGGCGGTAAACTCTGGATATCTTCCGCTCCTGGCAAAGGCAGCAAATTTTATTTCAGCCTCCCGCTGAACAGGGCATACGCCTGA